One region of Salinirubrum litoreum genomic DNA includes:
- a CDS encoding phage tail protein, with the protein MDFAFVGTSEGADWDDWTLRNLTSDEGVLTLGSHGTNVGSAELPALADADLTIRAFDTDDCGVCYLLTGEGDLYRYHHVEDRLTHLCCVADADPDDSYEPVDMAVTRDDVVIAETLTTPASAPPDSPPGRLHALSKHLLQTRWVATEGVGTPIRLLDDDRRVFLLTERLASDTAPPETTGVLARLVRGGVGPTIRTGLRAPRDAALAGDDRIVVLTDDGSVAVMTDGEDVPDWRPPTVRREGQVVPPRCLTADADSLVVGLAAGETLVRFTPAFTDSEAGGGAESGSRTVETVPGFRHPTARLLARRHDPAGVYVLDDTGTLRFSTAVRRFTADPETGRYAGTARRWFDSGERGVEWHRTRLSLSADDPGTGVTVRYCATDDPPDSSQPPSESDWQTARDPADALLDDAEGRYLGLDLELVGTDATSPRVSSLRAYLPRQSYLRYLPAIYDTESEDRSFLERYLSVFESVFVDVEAGIESVPEVLDPGGVPPEFVGWLGSWLASETDSAWPTAARREFLARAPALYRLRGTPARLVETVRIYLRHAETDVPDWFRERPGAAMTTGGAGPSTPRWSAGSTGSAGTTGPTASVGPTASVGSTASGGSSASTASTGTTATAGSGGATGTSDPKDSGGTAESAATTGGAEPHEPTDDGDLPVYLWEFSSFDCIDDPEVLCDWRRLVECPQCFLLLVPPGVGSEAMAAVDRIVAWATPAHAVGQAVELRPWLRLGANGYLGVNSYLGDRAFVVEDALLGADSVLGGREPDGQLGLAGRLDREARLS; encoded by the coding sequence ATGGACTTCGCGTTCGTCGGCACGAGCGAGGGAGCCGACTGGGACGACTGGACCCTCCGAAATCTGACGAGCGACGAGGGCGTGCTGACGCTCGGGAGTCACGGGACGAACGTCGGCAGTGCGGAACTCCCCGCGCTCGCCGACGCGGACCTGACGATCCGGGCGTTCGACACCGACGACTGCGGCGTCTGCTACCTCCTCACCGGCGAAGGCGACCTCTACCGCTACCACCACGTCGAGGACCGCCTGACACACCTCTGCTGTGTCGCGGACGCCGACCCCGACGACAGCTACGAACCGGTCGACATGGCGGTGACGCGCGACGACGTCGTGATCGCCGAGACGCTGACGACTCCAGCGAGTGCACCGCCCGACAGTCCGCCGGGCCGACTCCACGCGCTCTCGAAACACCTGTTACAGACGCGGTGGGTGGCCACCGAGGGCGTCGGCACCCCGATCCGACTGCTGGACGACGACCGGCGCGTCTTCCTCTTGACCGAGCGCCTCGCTTCCGACACCGCGCCGCCGGAGACGACCGGTGTCCTCGCGCGCCTCGTCCGCGGTGGGGTCGGCCCGACGATCCGAACGGGACTGCGAGCGCCGCGCGACGCGGCGCTCGCAGGGGACGACAGAATCGTCGTCCTGACCGACGACGGGAGTGTGGCGGTGATGACCGACGGCGAGGACGTGCCCGACTGGCGACCACCGACCGTCAGACGCGAGGGACAGGTCGTCCCGCCGCGCTGTCTGACGGCCGACGCCGACAGTCTCGTCGTCGGACTCGCCGCTGGCGAGACGCTGGTCCGGTTCACGCCGGCGTTCACCGACAGCGAGGCCGGTGGCGGCGCAGAGTCGGGCTCCCGCACCGTCGAGACGGTACCGGGGTTCCGCCACCCGACCGCCCGACTGCTGGCCCGCCGGCACGACCCGGCGGGGGTGTACGTCCTCGACGACACTGGGACACTTCGCTTCTCGACTGCGGTCCGGCGGTTCACCGCCGACCCCGAGACCGGTCGGTACGCCGGCACTGCGCGCCGGTGGTTCGACTCGGGCGAGCGCGGGGTCGAGTGGCACCGGACGCGCCTGTCGCTGTCGGCCGACGACCCCGGTACCGGCGTGACGGTGCGCTACTGTGCGACCGACGACCCGCCGGACTCCTCGCAGCCCCCGAGCGAGTCCGACTGGCAGACCGCCCGCGACCCCGCGGACGCCCTGCTGGACGACGCGGAGGGGCGGTATCTCGGACTGGACCTCGAACTCGTCGGCACCGACGCGACGAGTCCGCGCGTCTCGTCGCTCCGGGCGTACCTGCCCCGGCAGTCGTATCTCAGGTATCTGCCGGCCATCTACGACACCGAGTCCGAGGACCGGTCGTTCCTCGAACGGTACCTGTCGGTCTTCGAGTCGGTGTTCGTGGACGTGGAGGCCGGCATCGAGTCGGTGCCCGAGGTGCTGGACCCCGGCGGCGTCCCCCCCGAGTTCGTCGGGTGGCTCGGGTCGTGGCTGGCCAGCGAGACCGACTCGGCGTGGCCGACCGCCGCCCGGCGGGAGTTCCTCGCCCGCGCGCCGGCACTGTACCGCCTGCGCGGGACACCCGCCAGACTGGTCGAGACGGTCCGCATCTACCTCCGGCACGCCGAGACCGACGTGCCGGACTGGTTCCGCGAGCGGCCGGGGGCGGCGATGACGACCGGCGGGGCCGGTCCGAGTACGCCCCGTTGGTCGGCCGGTTCGACCGGTTCGGCTGGCACGACCGGCCCGACCGCTTCGGTAGGTCCGACCGCTTCGGTAGGTTCGACTGCTTCGGGTGGATCCTCGGCTTCGACTGCTTCGACTGGAACGACGGCCACCGCCGGTTCGGGTGGCGCGACTGGAACGAGCGACCCCAAAGATTCCGGTGGAACGGCGGAGTCGGCGGCCACGACTGGCGGTGCCGAACCGCACGAACCGACCGACGACGGCGACCTCCCGGTGTACCTCTGGGAGTTCTCGTCGTTCGACTGCATCGACGACCCCGAGGTGCTGTGCGACTGGCGGCGACTGGTCGAGTGCCCGCAGTGTTTCCTCCTGCTGGTCCCGCCGGGGGTCGGCAGCGAGGCGATGGCGGCCGTCGACCGCATCGTCGCGTGGGCGACGCCGGCCCACGCGGTCGGCCAGGCGGTCGAACTCCGGCCGTGGCTGCGACTCGGCGCGAACGGCTACCTCGGCGTGAACAGCTACCTCGGCGACCGCGCCTTCGTCGTCGAGGACGCACTGCTCGGCGCGGACTCGGTCCTCGGCGGCCGGGAACCGGACGGCCAACTCGGCCTCGCCGGGCGACTCGACAGGGAGGCGCGACTCTCGTGA
- a CDS encoding aspartate kinase, with the protein MRVIAKFGGTSLGSGDRINRAADSIADAVAQGHEIAVVASAMGNTTDELLDDIKFETDDRDRAEIVSMGERTSVRMLKAALVSRGVNAIFLEPGSEEWPIIANDVGEVNVEETAKRAAALAGKLDGVVPVITGFLAENEAGEITTLGRGGSDTTAVMLGKYMNADEVVIVTDVEGVMTGDPHVVEGARNVGRITVDELRNLSFRGAEVVAPSALSYKDETLAVRVVHYQHGDLLTGGTSIEGQFRNLIDMQEERLSCLTVAGRAIRNRPGILAELSDALRDAEINVDAVASGMDSITFYVDESMAEQAETVLHDEVVTVESLSSVTVEDDIAVIRVTGGELPNRPGVLQDIVSPISDAGINIHDLITSATSVAIFVAWDDREETLDIVQQKF; encoded by the coding sequence ATGCGCGTGATCGCCAAGTTCGGGGGCACCAGCCTCGGCAGCGGCGACCGGATCAACCGAGCGGCCGACTCCATCGCGGACGCGGTCGCACAGGGTCACGAGATCGCGGTCGTCGCCTCGGCGATGGGGAACACGACCGACGAACTGTTAGACGACATCAAGTTCGAGACCGACGACCGCGACCGCGCGGAGATCGTCTCGATGGGCGAGCGCACCTCGGTCCGGATGCTGAAGGCCGCACTCGTCTCCCGCGGCGTCAACGCCATCTTCCTCGAACCCGGCTCCGAGGAGTGGCCGATCATCGCCAACGACGTCGGCGAGGTGAACGTCGAGGAGACCGCGAAACGCGCCGCCGCACTCGCCGGGAAACTCGACGGCGTCGTCCCGGTCATCACCGGCTTCCTCGCCGAGAACGAGGCCGGCGAGATCACGACGCTCGGTCGCGGTGGCTCCGACACCACGGCCGTCATGCTCGGCAAGTACATGAACGCCGACGAGGTCGTCATCGTCACCGACGTCGAGGGCGTCATGACCGGCGACCCCCACGTCGTCGAAGGCGCGCGCAACGTCGGTCGGATCACGGTCGACGAACTCCGGAACCTCTCGTTCCGCGGCGCGGAGGTGGTCGCGCCCTCGGCGCTGTCGTACAAAGACGAGACGCTCGCGGTCCGGGTCGTCCACTACCAGCACGGCGACCTGCTGACCGGCGGGACGAGCATCGAGGGACAGTTCCGCAACCTGATCGACATGCAGGAGGAACGCCTCTCGTGTCTCACCGTCGCCGGCCGCGCCATCCGGAACCGGCCGGGCATCCTCGCTGAACTGTCCGACGCGCTGCGCGACGCCGAAATCAACGTCGACGCGGTCGCCAGCGGGATGGACTCCATCACCTTCTACGTCGACGAGTCGATGGCCGAACAGGCCGAGACCGTCCTCCACGACGAGGTCGTCACCGTCGAGTCGCTCTCCTCGGTGACCGTCGAAGACGACATCGCGGTCATCCGCGTCACCGGCGGGGAACTGCCGAACCGACCGGGCGTCCTGCAAGACATCGTCTCGCCGATCTCGGACGCCGGGATCAACATCCACGACCTGATCACCTCGGCGACCTCTGTCGCCATCTTCGTCGCGTGGGACGACCGCGAGGAGACGCTGGACATCGTCCAGCAGAAGTTCTGA
- a CDS encoding HAD family hydrolase, which yields MRAICLDLDGTLLQFDREYADLLRNAVADGLDDPERADLAGYDAAFFEAFEDHEPNPVRRGFEAAVPDATDDELDALADALLRHEADACSPPAGAAYDLARLREEYLLGVVTNGVGDWQRQKLAASGLDQYFDTVVVSYEVGAHKPDTAAFEAVEERLAADEFAMVGDAEADVAGGESAGWATYRYEGERIADLPDAIDWG from the coding sequence GTGAGAGCGATCTGTCTCGACCTCGACGGCACACTCCTCCAGTTCGACCGCGAGTACGCCGACCTCCTCCGGAACGCGGTCGCCGACGGCCTCGACGACCCGGAGCGCGCCGACCTCGCGGGCTACGACGCGGCGTTCTTCGAGGCCTTCGAGGACCACGAACCGAACCCGGTTCGCCGAGGGTTCGAGGCCGCAGTCCCGGACGCGACCGACGACGAACTCGACGCACTGGCCGACGCTCTCTTGCGCCACGAGGCAGACGCCTGTTCGCCACCGGCCGGCGCGGCGTACGACCTCGCGCGACTCCGCGAGGAGTACCTGCTCGGTGTGGTGACGAACGGCGTCGGCGACTGGCAACGACAGAAACTCGCCGCGTCGGGACTCGACCAGTACTTCGACACGGTCGTCGTCTCCTACGAGGTCGGCGCGCACAAACCCGACACCGCGGCCTTCGAGGCGGTAGAGGAGCGACTCGCGGCCGACGAGTTCGCGATGGTCGGCGACGCCGAGGCCGACGTGGCGGGCGGCGAGTCGGCCGGGTGGGCGACGTACCGGTACGAGGGAGAACGGATCGCCGACCTCCCGGATGCCATCGACTGGGGCTGA
- a CDS encoding metallophosphoesterase family protein yields MRLGVVSDVHSNRVALSAVLDDMPPVDRLVCAGDVVGYNPWPAECLRELRDRSVPCVMGNHDRAVASTTGFRFNGMAQAGVDHARSELNDLDLAWLRRLPDERLVADDRVKLVHGHPDDPDHYTYPDEFGPDLLAEEDVLVMGHTHVQHHEIYDEGIVLNPGSVGQPRDGDPRAAYAVVDLDATTVEERRVEYDVDRVVEAVREAGLPEKIGSRLYDGR; encoded by the coding sequence ATGCGACTGGGCGTCGTCTCCGACGTACACAGCAACCGCGTGGCGCTGTCGGCGGTGCTCGACGACATGCCGCCGGTCGACCGCCTCGTCTGTGCCGGCGACGTGGTCGGCTACAACCCGTGGCCCGCCGAGTGTCTCCGGGAACTCCGGGATCGGTCGGTGCCCTGCGTGATGGGCAACCACGACCGGGCGGTCGCCAGCACCACCGGCTTCCGGTTCAACGGGATGGCACAGGCGGGGGTCGACCACGCGAGATCCGAACTGAACGACCTCGATCTGGCGTGGCTCCGCCGACTCCCCGACGAGCGACTGGTGGCCGACGACCGCGTGAAACTCGTCCACGGCCACCCGGACGACCCGGATCACTACACCTACCCCGACGAGTTCGGCCCGGACCTGCTGGCGGAAGAGGACGTGCTGGTCATGGGCCACACGCACGTCCAGCACCACGAAATCTACGACGAGGGAATCGTCCTCAACCCGGGCAGCGTCGGGCAACCCCGCGACGGCGACCCGCGTGCCGCCTACGCGGTCGTCGATCTGGACGCGACGACGGTCGAGGAACGCCGCGTCGAGTACGACGTCGACCGCGTCGTCGAGGCGGTCCGCGAGGCGGGGCTTCCGGAGAAGATCGGCAGTCGGCTCTACGACGGTCGGTAG
- a CDS encoding HalOD1 output domain-containing protein → MTSEIHDDPLSANDGLRLASQRYYDRASGDELVTTLVSSIADVLDVDPFDSTRMPPLFYYLDPELLESVLFESTPTEIGYDPDKTMIFDYVGLTVAVRNNGWVFVYEPTDRNN, encoded by the coding sequence ATGACCAGCGAGATTCACGACGATCCGCTGTCTGCGAACGACGGCCTCCGGCTCGCCAGCCAGCGCTACTACGACCGGGCTAGCGGCGACGAACTGGTGACGACACTCGTGTCGAGTATCGCCGACGTGCTGGACGTCGATCCCTTCGACAGCACCCGGATGCCGCCACTCTTCTACTATCTCGATCCGGAGCTGTTGGAGTCGGTGTTGTTCGAGTCCACGCCGACGGAGATCGGCTACGATCCGGACAAGACGATGATCTTCGACTACGTCGGCCTGACGGTCGCCGTTCGCAACAACGGCTGGGTGTTCGTCTACGAACCGACCGACCGCAACAACTGA
- a CDS encoding putative baseplate assembly protein: MSLDPPTLDDRTFDDLLADARKLLPAYTDEWTDHNVHDPGITVLELLAWLTETYGYQLDQITDDHVRKYLRLLGETPTPPRPARVDLSLSPSALADGAVVPNETTVRAAVGGTTVGFETARSVAVTDAELAHVVVDHRRGRTDNTTANREDTMHFLGFGPRAERGATLNLGFAGDPFAGDVLDVAFDFHDADLPPVGAHRDETGTFRPTVELQWEYLTDAGRWFDDDAWDPLSPATDDAGDPVDTTDRFYRGGHVRLSAPDPADWAAVDRLGRVFDSPSGRYWLRCRVVAGGYEIPPVFDAVRVNSVPAVHQRTVGPVDAASADAAVLVRAERRLGAVGGESAVPASVGDAGARPRPTDETRTTDLPGQAFLLPDAPVLDATIHVREPGDPPVQWTEVGDLDASGPTDNHYVREATTGVIRFGDGVTGRVPPAGSEVVASRYVAGGGVAGNVSQEAQWSLVTDSPVADEVAVSTLGPAAGGTDAESVDDALVRIRRGLLDTSRAVTGEDYRELARSTPGVRVARATATTHEVPGPGDCDPVTAVRVVVVPHSTLPESTPPEPSAGLLDAVDAHLQRHRLLTDRVSVAGPTYAGVRVAVGVELDEGFTAEGRIAAVETVLDDFLDPLTGFDGEGWPFGRPVYRAELYEQIAGVAGIDCVRNLSVSADGARVTDEGTVVIDPTALVYSAGHDVTVLTDDADCRRRR; the protein is encoded by the coding sequence GTGAGCCTCGACCCGCCGACGCTGGACGACCGGACGTTCGACGACCTGCTGGCCGACGCCCGGAAACTGCTCCCGGCGTACACCGACGAGTGGACCGACCACAACGTCCACGACCCGGGGATCACGGTGCTGGAACTGCTGGCGTGGCTCACCGAGACCTACGGCTACCAACTGGACCAGATCACCGACGACCACGTCCGGAAGTACCTCCGACTGCTCGGCGAGACGCCGACACCGCCGCGCCCGGCGCGTGTCGACCTGTCGCTGTCGCCCTCGGCACTGGCAGACGGTGCGGTCGTGCCGAACGAGACGACAGTCCGCGCGGCGGTGGGCGGGACCACGGTCGGGTTCGAGACGGCCCGGTCCGTTGCCGTGACCGACGCCGAACTGGCCCACGTGGTGGTCGACCACCGGCGCGGGCGGACCGACAACACCACCGCGAACCGCGAGGACACGATGCACTTCCTCGGGTTCGGCCCGCGTGCAGAACGCGGTGCGACTCTCAACCTGGGTTTCGCGGGCGACCCGTTCGCGGGCGACGTGCTGGACGTGGCGTTCGACTTCCACGACGCGGACCTCCCGCCGGTCGGTGCTCACCGCGACGAGACGGGGACCTTCCGGCCGACCGTCGAACTCCAGTGGGAGTATCTCACGGACGCCGGCCGGTGGTTCGACGACGACGCGTGGGACCCCCTCTCGCCGGCGACCGACGACGCGGGCGACCCGGTGGACACGACCGACCGGTTCTACCGGGGTGGACACGTCCGACTGTCCGCACCCGACCCGGCCGACTGGGCGGCGGTGGACCGACTGGGCCGGGTCTTCGATTCCCCCAGCGGACGCTACTGGCTCCGGTGTCGCGTGGTCGCTGGCGGCTACGAGATTCCGCCGGTCTTCGACGCGGTCCGGGTGAACAGCGTCCCGGCGGTCCACCAGAGGACCGTCGGGCCGGTCGACGCGGCGAGCGCCGACGCCGCGGTGCTGGTCCGCGCCGAGCGACGACTCGGTGCTGTCGGCGGCGAGAGTGCTGTTCCCGCCAGTGTCGGCGACGCGGGAGCGCGCCCCCGACCGACCGACGAGACCCGCACCACCGACCTGCCCGGACAGGCGTTCCTCCTCCCCGACGCCCCGGTGCTCGACGCGACGATCCACGTTCGGGAACCCGGAGACCCACCGGTGCAGTGGACCGAGGTCGGCGACCTCGACGCGTCGGGACCGACCGACAACCACTACGTCCGGGAGGCGACGACCGGCGTGATCCGGTTCGGCGACGGCGTGACCGGCCGCGTGCCGCCGGCCGGGAGCGAGGTCGTGGCGAGTCGGTACGTCGCCGGCGGGGGCGTCGCGGGGAACGTCTCCCAGGAGGCGCAGTGGTCGCTGGTGACCGACTCGCCCGTGGCAGACGAGGTAGCGGTGTCGACACTCGGACCGGCGGCCGGCGGCACGGACGCCGAGTCGGTGGACGACGCGCTCGTCCGGATCCGACGCGGACTCCTCGACACCTCGCGGGCCGTGACCGGCGAGGACTACCGCGAGTTGGCGCGCTCGACGCCCGGCGTCCGGGTCGCGCGGGCGACCGCGACGACCCACGAGGTGCCGGGACCGGGCGACTGCGACCCCGTGACTGCGGTCCGGGTGGTCGTCGTCCCCCACAGCACACTCCCCGAGTCGACGCCACCGGAGCCGAGTGCTGGCCTGCTGGACGCGGTGGACGCGCACCTCCAGCGACACCGACTCCTCACGGATCGCGTCTCGGTCGCCGGGCCGACCTACGCCGGCGTCCGGGTCGCGGTCGGCGTCGAGTTGGACGAGGGGTTCACCGCCGAGGGGCGGATCGCGGCGGTCGAGACGGTGCTGGACGACTTCCTCGATCCACTGACCGGCTTCGACGGCGAGGGGTGGCCCTTCGGCCGACCGGTCTACCGGGCGGAACTGTACGAACAGATCGCCGGTGTCGCCGGCATCGACTGCGTCCGGAACCTGTCGGTGTCGGCCGACGGCGCACGCGTCACCGACGAGGGGACCGTGGTGATCGACCCGACCGCGCTGGTCTACAGCGCCGGTCACGACGTGACCGTGCTGACCGACGACGCGGACTGCCGGAGGCGGCGATGA
- a CDS encoding IMP cyclohydrolase, translated as MYIGRFVVVGPELAAYRVSSRSFPNRQVVARDDQLTVTPTPDAPESDNPYISYNCVRPADGGQSAVVGNGSHVDPIAEKLDLGYPARDALAESLLALDYEKDDYDTPRVAGVVAGRTAGEGSEAGERDRSAYIGTVRKDALLVREVSEPTLVATYELDTPTDFDFDAATATAAADDAYELDFEHAVCAAGVRVGDDGVETAIRNGD; from the coding sequence ATGTACATCGGTCGATTCGTCGTGGTCGGACCCGAACTGGCGGCGTACCGTGTCTCCTCTCGGTCGTTCCCGAACCGGCAGGTCGTCGCGCGCGACGACCAGTTGACGGTCACGCCGACGCCGGACGCCCCGGAGTCGGACAACCCCTACATCTCGTACAACTGCGTCAGACCCGCCGACGGCGGCCAGTCGGCGGTCGTCGGCAACGGCTCACACGTCGATCCGATCGCCGAGAAACTCGATCTGGGCTACCCCGCGCGGGACGCCCTCGCCGAGAGTCTGCTCGCCCTGGACTACGAGAAGGACGACTACGACACGCCGCGTGTCGCGGGCGTCGTCGCCGGCCGGACCGCAGGCGAGGGCAGCGAGGCCGGTGAGCGCGACCGGTCTGCGTACATCGGTACGGTCCGGAAAGACGCACTCCTCGTCCGAGAGGTGTCGGAGCCGACGCTGGTGGCGACCTACGAACTGGACACGCCGACCGACTTCGACTTCGACGCCGCGACCGCGACTGCGGCCGCCGACGACGCGTACGAACTGGACTTCGAGCACGCGGTCTGTGCGGCCGGCGTGCGGGTCGGCGACGACGGCGTCGAGACCGCGATCCGGAACGGCGACTGA